Proteins from a single region of Symphalangus syndactylus isolate Jambi chromosome 12, NHGRI_mSymSyn1-v2.1_pri, whole genome shotgun sequence:
- the EFNA3 gene encoding ephrin-A3 isoform X1 — protein MAAAPLLLLLLLVPVPLLPLLAQGPGGALGNRHAVYWNSSNQHLRREGYTVQVNVNDYLDIYCPHYNSSGVGPGAGPGPGGGAEQYVLYMVSRNGYRTCNASQGFKRWECNRPHAPHSPIKFSEKFQRYSAFSLGYEFHAGHEYYYISTPTHNLHWKCLRMKVFVCCASTSHSGEKPVPTLPQFTMGPNVKINVLEDFEGENPQVPKLEKSISGTSPKREHLPLAVGIAFFLMTFLAS, from the exons ATGGCGGCGGctccgctgctgctgctgctgctgctcgtGCCCGTgccgctgctgccgctgctggcCCAAGGGCCCGGAGGGGCGCTGGGAAACAGGCATGCGGTGTACTGGAACAGCTCCAACCAGCA CCTGCGGCGAGAGGGCTACACCGTGCAGGTGAACGTGAACGACTATCTGGATATTTACTGCCCGCACTACAACAGCTCGGGGGTGGGCcccggggcggggccggggcccgGAGGCGGGGCAGAGCAGTACGTGCTGTACATGGTGAGCCGCAACGGCTACCGCACCTGCAACGCCAGCCAGGGCTTCAAGCGCTGGGAGTGCAACCGGCCGCACGCCCCGCACAGCCCCATCAAGTTCTCGGAGAAGTTCCAGCGCTACAGCGCCTTCTCGCTGGGCTACGAGTTCCACGCCGGCCACGAGTACTACTACATCT CCACGCCCACTCACAACCTGCACTGGAAGTGTCTGAGGATGAAGGTGTTCGTCTGCTGCGCCTCCA CATCGCACTCCGGGGAGAAGCCGGTCCCCACTCTCCCCCAGTTCACCATGGGCCCCAATGTGAAGATCAACGTGCTGG AAGACTTTGAGGGAGAGAACCCTCAGGTGCCCAAGCTTGAGAAGAGCATCAGCGGGACCAGCCCCAAACGGGAACACCTGCCCCTGGCCGTGGGCATCGCCTTCTTCCTCATGACGTTCTTGGCCTCCTAG
- the EFNA3 gene encoding ephrin-A3 isoform X2 produces the protein MAAAPLLLLLLLVPVPLLPLLAQGPGGALGNRHAVYWNSSNQHLRREGYTVQVNVNDYLDIYCPHYNSSGVGPGAGPGPGGGAEQYVLYMVSRNGYRTCNASQGFKRWECNRPHAPHSPIKFSEKFQRYSAFSLGYEFHAGHEYYYISTPTHNLHWKCLRMKVFVCCASKDFEGENPQVPKLEKSISGTSPKREHLPLAVGIAFFLMTFLAS, from the exons ATGGCGGCGGctccgctgctgctgctgctgctgctcgtGCCCGTgccgctgctgccgctgctggcCCAAGGGCCCGGAGGGGCGCTGGGAAACAGGCATGCGGTGTACTGGAACAGCTCCAACCAGCA CCTGCGGCGAGAGGGCTACACCGTGCAGGTGAACGTGAACGACTATCTGGATATTTACTGCCCGCACTACAACAGCTCGGGGGTGGGCcccggggcggggccggggcccgGAGGCGGGGCAGAGCAGTACGTGCTGTACATGGTGAGCCGCAACGGCTACCGCACCTGCAACGCCAGCCAGGGCTTCAAGCGCTGGGAGTGCAACCGGCCGCACGCCCCGCACAGCCCCATCAAGTTCTCGGAGAAGTTCCAGCGCTACAGCGCCTTCTCGCTGGGCTACGAGTTCCACGCCGGCCACGAGTACTACTACATCT CCACGCCCACTCACAACCTGCACTGGAAGTGTCTGAGGATGAAGGTGTTCGTCTGCTGCGCCTCCA AAGACTTTGAGGGAGAGAACCCTCAGGTGCCCAAGCTTGAGAAGAGCATCAGCGGGACCAGCCCCAAACGGGAACACCTGCCCCTGGCCGTGGGCATCGCCTTCTTCCTCATGACGTTCTTGGCCTCCTAG